The Pseudanabaena yagii GIHE-NHR1 genome segment TTCCCCTAGTACCAGAATTTATTGTGCCGCAGGATGGAAATGACAAGCAAGACTGTGAGAATACAGCCGCCAAAAGATGGTTGTTACAACATGGCAGTAAGTACAGTGCATTCAAGGTAACTGTTTTGGGTGATGACCTTTATTCTCGCCAACCCCTCTGCCAAATGCTATTAGAGCAACAGTTCAACTTCATCTTAGTCTGCCGCCCCGAATCTCACCCCACTATCTATGAGCATATAGAAGGGATTGCTTTGCCAACGGTGGTTGTCAATAAGTGGACAGGGAAAGTTCAAGAGACCTATACCTACCAATATGTCAATGGGCTACCTATCAAAGATGGTGACGATGCTTTGCTGGTTAACTGGTGTGAACTAACTGTGACTAGACCTGATGGCAAGGTAGTTTACAAAAACTCTTTTGCCACCAATCACCTGATTACTGAGCAAACAGTGGTGGAAATCGTGCTGGCTGGTCGTACTCGTTGGAAAGTGGAAAATGAGAATAACAATACTCTCAAAACTAAGGGCTACAACCTAGAACACAACTTTGGACATGGCAAGGAGCATCTTGCTTCATTCCTAGCCACCCTCAATATTTTGTCCCTACTATTTCACACGTTATTGGAATTGGTCGATGACAAGTACCAGTTATTGCGCTCTCATTTGCCAACCCGCAAAACCTTTTTTAACGATTTACGCGCCTTGACTCGATATCTTGTTTTTGATAGTTGGGATCATCTTTTGACTTTTATGATTCAAGGTTTGGAGTTAGATCTCCCTCCCAACAGTAGTTAATTTTTCATAATGAGAATTGCTGCCTTCTTTAACTCCATTAAATTTTTGTCCTGTACTTATTGATAAACTACAAGACTTTCGTCAACAGGTATATAGATTTTTAGGGAACGGACGGGATGCAATATTTGACTTGATGGATGCAGTATTGACCAGTCCGAGAGTGAAATCATTTGTAGAATTATCGTTATCCGCAGTGTATCGAAGAAAATGGTCAAGTCTGTATGAATCATTAAAAGACAGTCGCCCCAACCGAGGCAGGATAAGACGGTTATGTGTGGAACAAATACCCAAAGACATCCGCCCTTTGCTAGCAGGAGACCATACAGGATGGGGAAGACCCCATGCCAAAACGCTAAAAGACAGGAGTTTTGTGCATCAACCGAATTTGGTAGAAGGGAACAAACCGATCGTGTTAGGGCATGACTACAGCACCTTGGCATGGATACCAGAGATGACAGGGAGTTGGGCAATCCCGTTATGTCACGAGCGGATCAGTAGTTTTGAGACAGCAGGGCAAAGAGCCGCATTCCAACTGAGTCAAGTATGTCGAGATTTAACGGTAAGACCAATCGCTACTTACGACAGTGAATATGGCAGTGCCGTCTTTATGAATTTGACTGAGGATATCCCTGCCGATTTACTAATACGTCTACGTCCTAACCGATGCTTATACAAAGCCCCTGCGCCCTACAGTGGTTATGGTCGTCCTCGTAAGCATGGGGATAAATTCCAACTTGCCAATGCTGATAGTTGGGGAGAGCCATCGGCAACTTTTAGCTTAGAAGATGAGACGGTTGGACAGGTGCAAATCCAGCAATGGTCTAACTTACACTTTCGGCAAGCAGCCCAACGACATATTCAAGTTATTCGAGTTACACATTCTCATTGCTCTGGTTTGTGGTTAGCTTGGGTGGGTGAACAGATGCCGACTTTAGACTCCCTTTGGCGCTTGTACTTACGTCGTTTTGCCATCGACCATTGGTATCGTTTTGCCAAACAAAGATTACATTGGACTCTTCCCCATTTGTTGACTCCTCAGCAAGCTTTGCGTTGGAGTGACCTTATGCCTTTACTCTCTTGGCAATTGTGGTTGGCTCGTCAACTGGTTATTGATACTCCTTTGCCTTGGCAGAAACCTCAAACCAATCTTAATTTTGGTCGAGTCGCTCAGGGCTTTGCCGCACTTTTGGTCAGGATTGGCTCTCCTGCTTGTTCTCCCCAACCTCGTGGTAAGTCTCTCGGTTGGAAATCTGGACGCAAGCGTTCTCCTTTTTCTCGCTTTCCTGTCGTCAAAAAACGAGCTTCTCGCTCGAAAAAGGTCAATCAAGACTACCTTAATTCCTAACTTTCAATATTCTCTTTTTCTCTCTCTTGCTTTTTCTCAGTTCTCCGTTTTCTGGGTCACTTTTTCCTGCTCTTTTTCTGATTCTCTTAATCAACTTAGTCTAAATTCCAGTTTGCTAAGTTTGAGCAACAAAAATCTTGCTAAGGCATTCTCAAGTTAAACTACAAATTATTTTGCTCTCAAGATAAAATCTATGGCTTTGCAAATCCTGATTGACAATACTAGCACCAACACATTATCCGTAGCATTGGACGGACAACTTGATACCTTGACCGCTAATGATTTAGAAACATCTATTCAAACTAATCTGCAACAGGATACTCAGACTTTAATTTTTGATCTTCAGAATTTGAGTTTTGTTTCCAGTGCGGGGCTGAGAGTATTTGCCAAAGCAAGAAAAACTCTAAAACTAAGAAACGGTAAGGTATTTTTTACAAACCCTACACCTCAAGTCAAAAAAGTATTTGATATTGTCAAGGCTGTCCCTATTTCTGAAGTATTTGCCAGCACTGAAGAGCTAGATGCCTACTTAACTGTGATGCAGACTGAAGTGGAAGATAATCAGTAAGCAGAGATGTTTTAGGCTTCATTTGGGGAGATATCTTTATTCCGTTGAGCAATACACATTAGTGATAGAGCAGCTTCGGAGGAATAGGGATTTATTCCCGATAAGAACTGACCTAGTCGATATCTCCAATGAGGTGGTTTCCCAATATTTCCAGAGAGTACATCAGCACCTACAGTATGGTTATGAGGGTAAAGCTTAACTTCAAAACCCATAGGTTCAAGGATGCTGCGAAATAAATTGGGTGTAACACCATCCCCAGGCTTGTGATGTGTTTCAGTTGATAAAGCACAAAGCCTCTCTTCTTTAGGAATGTGAAGATTATTCAAAAACATTTTATAAATTGAGAGTCTCACTTTATAAAACAGCATCGCAATACCCTTAAAGTCCCAAGCAGTTAGTTGCGGATCATGATCAATTACTAAAAGCCCGCCAAGACGGACAAGTCGAGCTGCTTCTGACAGAGCTTTGGACATATCATCACAATGATGTAGAGTTGCATTAACTGCAACAATGTCGGCAAATTTAGAAACAAATGGAAGGTTTTGGGCATCTGCTAATAGTGGAGTATAGCCAATTTCTCTAGCCATTTCTAAGGCTCCTCGACTAACATCAACACCTATTAAAATCTTGGGCATTCCACCCAGTGTGGCATATAAATTTCCTGGACCACAGCCAATGTCAATGACTATTTTATTATCCCAACCTCCTGTAGCAGCAATCCACCGTTCTTTAAAGTTTGCATGACGATGACAGGCAACAAAATAGGTTTTCGCCCATTCTGGATGTCCGAAATAATAACTATTAGCTAAAAGCCAAGAACTAGGCTCAGGGATTAGACATTCTGGAATAGAGTTCTCATTAAAGATAACAGCCTTATCAGATGACAGATATTCTTGCAAAATTTGAGCTTTTTCTTGTGACATAAAGTTTATTTGATAAACGTTCTAAGAACTCCAAATTAAGATTTGAAAGTAGGAGAATATCCATACAGAATTCTCTCCATCAAATTATTTGGAATTTACACATGAATAAATGTTATCAAAAAATATAAAGAAATAAATATAATACCGCGATATAACAAAGACTTTATGGCAATTTTTGGTTTAAATCCAGGAATATAAATTCCTAGAATGTTTACTATGATTAACTTTTAAGTCTTTTTAACTGGCATATTTTTTACAAAAAATATGTTTATAAAATATATATACTCATTTTTCGGTTGATAGCTTTGTATTTTTAAGCAAAAACAACACAAATAGTTTCGTTTTTCTTGCATAAATTCATTATTTGCTCGCTATTTACTTCTAAGTCTCTAAACTATTCCCTGAGTCCTAAATTTGGCAAAAACCATGAAAAAAGAGAGCGCTTTGCACTCTCTTTTTTCATGGTTTTTACTTGGATGAGTTGGGTTAGAGACTAATTAAGATTTATTAAGAAGCTTGCTAGTCTCAATAATTGTAATTTTGATAAATAGCTGGGTCCAATTAAATATAAAACCCCAAAACCTGTGGCGCACGCACAGCGTGCGCCACAGGTTTTGGTTCTGTTTTTTTAACTACGCTTAGCTACTTATTTCCAAAATCATCGATGGTTGATTAAATCGAAGTCACGATGACGAAACCGAGAACACCGATGAAAATGACGAGAGCATAGAACTGCGCCTTGCCATTTTCAAAGTACTTCAAGCCTTCACCAGTAACGACAGTCACGAAACCTGCAAGGTTAACCACACCATCGACGATTTTGGCATCGACTTCTAGCACTTGACGGGCTAGACGGCGGGAACCGATTACGAATACAGCTTCGTAAATTTCGTCAATGTACCATTTGTTCTTGGAGAGCTTGTATAGAGGTGCGATGGATTTGGCGATCGCACTGGGATCGATTTTCTTTTGCAAATACATCAAGATAGCTAGAGAAATTCCAATCAAACCAATACCAACAGAACTTCCACCCATTAATAAGAATTCGGGAGTGAAGCCTTCAACAGGTACTTCTGTGATTTTTTCTGATGGCGCATGGATAAAGTACTCGAAGTAATTACCCAAGGGTGTACCGACTAAACCAATCAGCATCGAAGGAATTGCCAAGACCATGAGAGGAAAGGTCATCGTAATTGGCGATTCATGGGGCTTGCTAGCATGGTGATGTCCGTGACCATCATCAGCTTGAACTTCCTTACCTACGGAGTTTTCAGCTTTGACTGCGGCAACGAGTTTCTTGTCAGTGCCGCGAAAATCACCTTCAAAGGTGGTGAAATACATACGGAACATATAGAAGGCAGTGATCCCTGCGGTCAGGAAGCCAATTCCCCATAGAACAGGATTTGCCTTGAAGGTAGAAGCAAGAATCTCGTCCTTTGACCAGAAACCAGCAAAGGGGGGAATCCCACTAATG includes the following:
- a CDS encoding class I SAM-dependent methyltransferase, giving the protein MSQEKAQILQEYLSSDKAVIFNENSIPECLIPEPSSWLLANSYYFGHPEWAKTYFVACHRHANFKERWIAATGGWDNKIVIDIGCGPGNLYATLGGMPKILIGVDVSRGALEMAREIGYTPLLADAQNLPFVSKFADIVAVNATLHHCDDMSKALSEAARLVRLGGLLVIDHDPQLTAWDFKGIAMLFYKVRLSIYKMFLNNLHIPKEERLCALSTETHHKPGDGVTPNLFRSILEPMGFEVKLYPHNHTVGADVLSGNIGKPPHWRYRLGQFLSGINPYSSEAALSLMCIAQRNKDISPNEA
- a CDS encoding NF041680 family putative transposase; its protein translation is MPSLTPLNFCPVLIDKLQDFRQQVYRFLGNGRDAIFDLMDAVLTSPRVKSFVELSLSAVYRRKWSSLYESLKDSRPNRGRIRRLCVEQIPKDIRPLLAGDHTGWGRPHAKTLKDRSFVHQPNLVEGNKPIVLGHDYSTLAWIPEMTGSWAIPLCHERISSFETAGQRAAFQLSQVCRDLTVRPIATYDSEYGSAVFMNLTEDIPADLLIRLRPNRCLYKAPAPYSGYGRPRKHGDKFQLANADSWGEPSATFSLEDETVGQVQIQQWSNLHFRQAAQRHIQVIRVTHSHCSGLWLAWVGEQMPTLDSLWRLYLRRFAIDHWYRFAKQRLHWTLPHLLTPQQALRWSDLMPLLSWQLWLARQLVIDTPLPWQKPQTNLNFGRVAQGFAALLVRIGSPACSPQPRGKSLGWKSGRKRSPFSRFPVVKKRASRSKKVNQDYLNS
- a CDS encoding STAS domain-containing protein produces the protein MALQILIDNTSTNTLSVALDGQLDTLTANDLETSIQTNLQQDTQTLIFDLQNLSFVSSAGLRVFAKARKTLKLRNGKVFFTNPTPQVKKVFDIVKAVPISEVFASTEELDAYLTVMQTEVEDNQ